AATCCGATTGCGGGCTTCCCCGCACGCAGCGGAAATCTGGGAGTGACCTACGAGTACGCAGGCCTGACGTTTCGGGCAGATGCACGTCTGGCAGGAGTGCAGTACGTGGACAATGGTGGCGGGCGCACTGCTGATGGTGTCGAGCAGGACAACCTGACGGTAGACCCCTATACCCTGGTGTCTACGACCGTGCAGTGGGAATTCAGTGACCAGTCTGTGCTCAGTGGATTGATGCTCTCCCTTGATGTGAACAATGTCCTAGATTCAAAAGTGCTTCTATATGGAAACGCAGGATTTGGAGCCCCACAGTTCTTTCCAGCGGCAACCCGCCATGTCTTTTTGAGAGCGCAGTATAGGTTGTGGTGAGAATCGTCTTGATGCCAGGAGAGAGCTTTGATAGGGAATTCTTGAGAACGATTTGTTCGAGAGGGAATCATCCGATGCTATTGCTCCAGTAGTGGTTGCGTCGTCCTTTCATAGAGAAGAAAAAGACGATCAATCCGCTCTCGGCCTAAGTCAAAGCTCGGGCTGCGGTGCGATGAACGGTTAGCGGCCCGTGAAGTGGCTAGCCTGGCGCCGGGCCCACCGGAGCGCCACGCTTGCTATGATCGCCATTGTTGCCGCCAATACGTTGAACAACATGTCCACCGGGTCCATGACGCGGCTGGGCAAAAACCATTGGATGCCCTCGTCGATGACGCCGATCACGGATGCGATTACGATTGCAAGCAGACCCGGAACGGGAACCCGCCGTCCCTGCATGGCCCGCTCCAAAAGTGCTTCGTGGACGAAGATGGCCACTACTCCGTACTCGACCAAATGAGAGCGCTCGGTTGGCACCGCCATCCGAACGATGATCAGGAGATAGGCAGCGGCGATGCCAAGAGCGACACCGATCTCCATACCTCCCGGCCGAACCTTTAGGCCCTGTGTGATCACAGTTGCAAGCACCAGAATGCAGCCGAGGAGAAAGAGCCAGACCGACAAGAAATCGCTCCCCAACTGGTCGACCAGGATTCGTGCCAGTCCCAGAGTAGAGTAGATGGCCACCACGACGGCCAGTGTATAAGCCCAGAGGCGTTTCTCTCTTTCCGATGTGAAAATGGACATGACGGGAATCTAGTTGTGTGCCACCGCAATACGACGTAGGGTCATATCGGTTGCCAACAAACGGGAGGCATCCATCGTGTTGGAACGCTGAGGCAGCGGATTCGCTGCACCAACATATCGTGATTCCCTAGTGAGCGGGGCATTGGGTAACCGATTCGTGCTCAACGGAACCCGCCGAAAAGAATCAGCACAGAAGGGCCATATTGTAGAATCATGGAAATTCCGCATATTGGACAACTTGCTACATTAAACGGTAAAAGACTCATCAGAAAGGCAAACAGTGATGGCTGACGAAATACTTGTTGATGAAAACCTAGCTGCGGAGCATGGACTCACGAAGCAGGAGTACGGATGGATTCTGGAGCGGCTGGGAAGGGTTCCGACCATCACGGAACTAGGGATCTATTCAGTCATGTGGAGTGAACATTGCTCATACAAAAACTCCATTGCTGTACTGAAGACCCTTCCGCGTGAAGGGGAAGCTCTTCTGGTGGGCGCAGGAGATGAAAATGCAGGGTTGGTAGATATTGGGGATGGGTTAGCCGTTGCGTTCAAGATTGAAAGTCACAACCACCCTTCGGCCGTCGAACCGTATCAGGGGGCTGCGACCGGTGTAGGTGGAATCCACCGGGATATCTTCACCATGGGGGCACGACCGATCTGTGCTCTGAACTCACTGCGGTTTGGTTCACTTGAGCGCAACAGAGTTCGATACCTGTTTGATGGAGTGGTGCGCGGCATTGGAGATTACGGGAATTCGTTTGGTGTCCCCACGGTGGCCGGTGAAGTGTACTTCGATCCTGCTTACGAAGGGAACCCCTTAGTTAATGCCATGAGCGTAGGAATCGTGAAGACAGACGCGACGGCATCCGCCATTGCGAAAGGGGCAGGCAACAAAGTGTTCATTGTCGGTTCGGCAACAGGTCGAGACGGAATTCAC
The nucleotide sequence above comes from Rhodothermaceae bacterium. Encoded proteins:
- a CDS encoding VanZ family protein, producing MSIFTSEREKRLWAYTLAVVVAIYSTLGLARILVDQLGSDFLSVWLFLLGCILVLATVITQGLKVRPGGMEIGVALGIAAAYLLIIVRMAVPTERSHLVEYGVVAIFVHEALLERAMQGRRVPVPGLLAIVIASVIGVIDEGIQWFLPSRVMDPVDMLFNVLAATMAIIASVALRWARRQASHFTGR